The Candidatus Scalindua japonica genome includes a region encoding these proteins:
- a CDS encoding MopE-related protein, protein MSNTDVSGTNPESLTIGNYQLVSKTRAGRTDYDYTFRADITNAGTEDALSVSADLTSLVATTTVIEGHLTFSDITAGATDTFTVRVDRRYPYNEANLSWAIDATFAGGGADDDGDGHIAVEDGGDDCDDTNPNIHPGAAEVCDGLDNDCDGQEDDGLTIDSDGDGHTTKGSCSSTKDDCDDSNPEVYPGATEILNNGIDDNCNGEVDEDTVPPKVTITSPITFTTVGSSPITVEGTVVDPDATLTVNGVNASIGGGTFSVDGITLKEGGNIITATAIDTANNVGTAHVNIHFDSTPPNENITFPQDGYVATASPITVTGSINDIVKGTVNVNNATVEVNGISASVSNNTFKFSFPETTGDFTFDFTFEATYSVTVPAEARIVLMHFLSRHLDSTTARSMALKLQNLQGRALEGISDRLKADIVNFIPLIDSNSGDLSDNK, encoded by the coding sequence GTGTCAAATACAGATGTTTCCGGAACTAATCCAGAAAGCCTTACTATCGGCAACTACCAACTTGTCAGTAAAACGAGGGCTGGCCGCACAGATTATGACTATACCTTTCGCGCGGACATTACCAACGCCGGCACGGAAGATGCCCTGAGTGTCAGCGCGGACTTGACCAGCCTTGTCGCGACAACTACCGTAATAGAGGGGCATCTTACCTTTAGTGATATCACGGCAGGGGCCACTGACACATTCACTGTCAGGGTCGACCGAAGGTATCCCTATAATGAAGCCAATCTCAGCTGGGCAATTGACGCAACATTTGCCGGGGGAGGCGCGGACGATGATGGCGATGGCCATATAGCAGTGGAGGATGGCGGTGACGATTGTGACGATACCAACCCGAATATCCATCCCGGCGCGGCAGAGGTCTGTGATGGACTGGATAATGATTGTGATGGCCAGGAAGACGATGGACTGACCATTGATTCAGATGGTGACGGACACACTACAAAAGGGTCATGTTCAAGCACAAAGGACGACTGTGATGATAGCAATCCTGAAGTATATCCAGGTGCTACTGAGATACTTAATAATGGTATTGACGATAACTGCAACGGCGAGGTTGACGAAGATACTGTTCCTCCTAAAGTAACAATCACTTCACCAATTACTTTTACTACTGTAGGCAGCTCTCCGATTACGGTAGAAGGTACGGTGGTCGACCCGGATGCAACACTTACAGTAAATGGAGTTAACGCCTCTATTGGAGGTGGTACATTCAGTGTTGACGGTATCACACTTAAAGAAGGCGGAAATATAATTACGGCTACCGCTATTGATACTGCTAACAACGTAGGTACCGCTCATGTTAATATACATTTTGATTCCACACCTCCTAATGAAAACATTACCTTTCCTCAAGATGGATATGTGGCCACTGCATCTCCTATAACGGTAACTGGCAGTATAAACGATATTGTCAAAGGTACGGTAAATGTGAACAATGCTACTGTAGAAGTAAATGGGATCTCGGCGTCTGTATCAAATAATACATTTAAGTTTTCATTCCCGGAAACAACAGGAGATTTTACATTTGATTTTACATTTGAGGCCACCTATTCTGTAACTGTTCCGGCTGAAGCACGGATTGTGTTGATGCATTTCTTATCACGACATCTTGATAGTACTACCGCGAGAAGCATGGCGCTTAAGTTACAAAATCTTCAAGGCCGGGCGCTTGAAGGTATTAGTGATAGACTTAAAGCAGATATTGTTAATTTTATTCCATTGATTGATTCCAATTCGGGTGATTTAAGCGACAACAAATAA
- a CDS encoding sister chromatid cohesion protein PDS5: protein MIKASLYRILLNPGFIFVILFIATGIVIIKHVSRGEVEDISSAGKKTLGSMSDTLSDDKSGKDGSDKSTGIVFKDVTLESGIEFFHTQGGKMLNAISEVIGSGACMADYDNDGFVDIYSVNGAGYTHYYGKKWWWSKDPYNTLYHNNGDGTFTDVTEKAGVGDKGWGMGCAFSDYDNDGNPDLYVTNYGANVLYHNNGDGTFTNVTEKAGVGDEGWGTSIAWGDYDNDGNLDLYIANYLVFDKTMNPGEPNSAYKIDMPLLMDAKLFEGQRNVLYRNNGDGTFMDVTDQAGVGNSPGKSMGVVFSDVNNDGNQDIYITNDKSRNVLYLNNGNGNFTDIGGKLGVDSPMSGMAAAIGDYDNDGDMDIFSTYTQEDTNILYKNTILDGRGQSGLYTHNKFVNATMDAGLGEDVSVGYFGWGADFFDYDNDGHLDIFVANGHGMPDFDNPRSTIGQKNQLFRNNGDGSFLEVSGSVGYGLRPMDSSRGVTMGDYDNDGDIDLFIVNNNTYASLLKNEGGNAGNWLNIKLKGTRSNRDAIGAKVKVITGTVCQTKEVRSGSGYLSQSDMRLNFGLGSLDKADSVEIRWPSGIIESFKKVKSNQFVAIVEGDRKFSVVEAVKKAGYKHLPGTESLTKHNKEFMSSEVRQQALSALGKTGDERALKALLKCLQDEDTEVRREAVKALKHFDNDRAIGPIIIAMEDSDVGVRREAIATLGFLMKEEQTIRKSSVERKRLAIAPLIMALEDEDSVVRQEAIRALGFSESYRACIPVTRVLDDTNKEVRRDAALTLGLLRDKRAIQSLIRVLRDNDEDASVRATAIISLNRLDSDIIVEPLIKALNDDDRRIRQKAASVFIALLENEEGVVFKKKPSIEPLLSAMNDNDPMVRIEVIKAIGLIKERQFNSYLIKALSDNDDGVKQMAVKAISTIGDKEALSRIEDAMQDKNCEVRKEATMAFSVLKGRESIPYLVNMLDDSSIEVKRQAIISLGSFKNRKVINVLLGVIKNKDEDARVRLSALSSLVKINKDPAMFIDLLEDDNYEIRKEAVRCLGVLKDERAIEPLSKKIVDGNNEVRRETVLALGSFKNNRVFDTLVKVLLDKDEDDTVRSGAIQSLCHFGNRKALLNLIKVLKNRGDNVRLDVIIALGGFNDELAFKHLMMIIKNRHEDTLLRTKAVMAISQMGSENVVDTLISLIHPKGVKYRCFRN from the coding sequence ATGATAAAAGCTTCTCTCTATCGCATTCTGCTTAATCCAGGTTTTATCTTTGTAATCCTATTCATTGCAACCGGCATAGTAATCATTAAACATGTATCAAGGGGTGAGGTTGAAGATATAAGCAGTGCGGGGAAAAAAACATTGGGCTCCATGAGTGATACTCTCTCTGATGACAAATCTGGAAAGGATGGTAGTGATAAATCAACAGGTATCGTGTTTAAAGATGTCACGTTGGAGTCTGGCATTGAATTCTTTCACACACAGGGGGGGAAGATGTTAAACGCGATATCAGAGGTTATCGGTTCAGGTGCGTGTATGGCAGATTATGATAATGATGGCTTTGTGGATATATACTCTGTAAATGGAGCCGGATACACTCATTATTATGGAAAGAAATGGTGGTGGTCTAAGGATCCATATAACACGCTCTATCATAATAATGGCGATGGGACTTTCACGGATGTTACGGAAAAAGCCGGTGTTGGAGATAAAGGATGGGGTATGGGCTGTGCCTTTAGTGATTATGATAATGATGGGAATCCTGATCTTTATGTTACAAACTATGGCGCAAATGTCTTATACCATAATAACGGGGATGGGACTTTCACGAACGTTACAGAAAAGGCGGGAGTTGGAGATGAGGGATGGGGGACTTCCATAGCCTGGGGCGATTATGACAATGATGGAAATCTGGACTTATACATTGCCAATTATCTTGTGTTTGACAAAACGATGAATCCCGGTGAACCAAACAGTGCGTATAAGATAGATATGCCATTGTTAATGGATGCAAAACTCTTTGAAGGTCAACGTAATGTACTTTATCGAAATAATGGTGATGGGACTTTCATGGATGTGACTGATCAAGCTGGTGTGGGTAACTCACCAGGTAAAAGTATGGGTGTAGTATTCTCTGATGTTAATAATGATGGCAATCAGGACATCTATATTACCAATGATAAATCTCGTAATGTTCTGTACCTGAATAATGGTAACGGAAATTTTACGGACATCGGAGGTAAACTTGGTGTGGATTCTCCCATGAGCGGAATGGCGGCGGCCATAGGTGATTATGATAATGATGGAGACATGGATATATTCTCTACCTATACCCAGGAAGATACAAATATACTTTATAAAAACACCATTTTAGATGGAAGAGGACAGTCTGGACTATATACTCATAATAAATTTGTTAATGCTACGATGGATGCAGGTCTGGGCGAAGATGTAAGTGTGGGATACTTTGGCTGGGGTGCTGATTTCTTTGATTACGATAATGATGGACATCTAGACATCTTTGTTGCCAATGGGCATGGAATGCCTGATTTCGATAATCCGAGATCAACTATAGGTCAAAAGAACCAGCTCTTTCGAAATAATGGTGACGGATCTTTTCTTGAAGTCTCAGGTAGTGTTGGCTACGGATTAAGGCCCATGGATTCGAGTAGGGGTGTTACCATGGGTGATTATGATAACGATGGGGACATAGATCTCTTTATAGTAAACAATAACACATATGCCTCTCTCCTCAAGAACGAAGGTGGTAATGCCGGCAACTGGCTTAATATTAAACTAAAAGGTACAAGGAGTAACCGGGATGCTATAGGGGCAAAGGTAAAGGTGATAACAGGCACAGTATGCCAGACAAAGGAAGTAAGAAGCGGCTCCGGATATTTATCTCAAAGTGATATGAGGTTGAATTTTGGTCTTGGCTCTCTCGACAAGGCTGACAGTGTTGAAATAAGATGGCCCAGTGGAATTATAGAGTCATTCAAGAAGGTAAAATCAAACCAGTTTGTTGCTATAGTTGAGGGAGACAGGAAATTCAGTGTTGTTGAAGCAGTTAAAAAGGCAGGTTATAAACATTTACCCGGAACTGAAAGTCTTACAAAACATAATAAAGAATTTATGAGTTCTGAGGTAAGACAGCAGGCGTTGTCAGCTCTTGGAAAAACAGGTGATGAGAGAGCGCTTAAAGCTTTACTGAAATGTTTACAGGACGAGGATACGGAGGTGAGGAGGGAAGCGGTAAAGGCACTAAAACATTTTGACAATGACCGAGCCATTGGACCGATTATTATTGCCATGGAGGATAGCGATGTGGGAGTAAGAAGGGAAGCAATAGCTACGTTAGGTTTTCTGATGAAGGAAGAACAGACAATCCGTAAATCTTCTGTCGAGAGAAAACGATTAGCCATTGCTCCACTTATAATGGCTTTAGAAGATGAAGATTCTGTTGTGAGACAGGAGGCAATTCGGGCGTTGGGGTTTTCAGAGAGCTATCGGGCCTGTATACCAGTAACCAGGGTACTGGATGACACCAATAAAGAGGTAAGAAGGGATGCGGCATTAACATTAGGGTTATTAAGAGATAAAAGGGCTATTCAATCCTTAATAAGGGTATTAAGGGATAATGATGAAGATGCCTCTGTAAGAGCTACAGCCATAATTTCTTTAAACCGGTTAGATAGTGACATTATCGTTGAACCATTAATAAAAGCATTAAATGATGATGACAGGCGGATAAGGCAAAAGGCTGCCTCTGTATTTATAGCCCTGCTTGAAAATGAAGAAGGGGTAGTGTTTAAAAAGAAACCGTCCATTGAACCTTTATTAAGTGCAATGAATGATAATGACCCAATGGTACGTATTGAGGTGATAAAGGCGATTGGATTAATTAAAGAGAGGCAGTTTAACAGCTATTTGATAAAGGCTTTATCGGACAACGATGATGGAGTAAAGCAAATGGCTGTTAAAGCAATAAGCACCATTGGAGACAAAGAGGCGCTGTCTCGTATTGAAGATGCCATGCAAGACAAAAACTGTGAAGTTCGTAAGGAAGCAACAATGGCTTTTAGTGTATTGAAAGGCCGTGAATCAATTCCATACCTGGTAAATATGCTGGACGACAGTAGCATCGAAGTTAAAAGGCAGGCAATTATATCGCTAGGGTCATTCAAGAACAGGAAGGTCATTAACGTTTTATTGGGAGTTATAAAAAATAAAGATGAAGATGCGCGTGTGAGGTTGAGCGCTCTTTCATCTCTGGTTAAAATCAATAAGGATCCGGCAATGTTTATAGACTTACTAGAAGATGATAATTACGAGATCAGAAAAGAAGCAGTGAGATGTCTGGGTGTTTTAAAGGATGAAAGAGCGATAGAGCCATTAAGTAAAAAAATAGTTGATGGCAATAATGAAGTAAGGCGGGAAACAGTGCTGGCTTTGGGGAGTTTTAAAAATAACAGGGTCTTTGACACTTTAGTAAAGGTATTACTTGATAAAGACGAGGACGATACAGTACGGTCTGGCGCGATTCAGTCATTATGCCATTTTGGTAATAGAAAGGCGCTGTTAAACCTGATTAAGGTGCTCAAGAACAGGGGAGATAATGTCAGGTTAGATGTTATTATAGCTTTGGGTGGTTTCAATGATGAATTGGCATTTAAACATCTTATGATGATAATAAAGAACAGACATGAAGATACCTTATTGCGTACTAAGGCGGTCATGGCAATAAGCCAGATGGGGAGTGAAAATGTGGTAGATACATTAATAAGCTTAATCCATCCAAAAGGTGTCAAATACAGATGTTTCCGGAACTAA
- a CDS encoding multiheme c-type cytochrome — translation MIIASLIAFDFAGGLYLYFSHSFSIFYQYSLLFHIFIGLALIIPLAIYLFIHSYDVQDKKNLRGKTVGMLSFIVIAIACATGTYQTFVGFEKGNYWVSYVHSWVGFASIFIIVAHIVTARFGDRWANGKRESAANVNYPNTFDTGKVLIVTTASCLALFLVVALLSVTYRGIEYKNGRTEAYTMKYGDNPFYPGEAMTASGEFIDARLLGNSRSCSSVGCHEDIYKQWYSSAHRYSSTDVFYRKAEEYFVETEGKEATRYCGSCHDPVALLSGGINPGEGFDTKYSEEGSSCIVCHAISKIRHLKGSGSYLLTPPERYIFENREGWFYETVNNLLIKTAPDMHRKEYSKEFYDSPEYCATCHKQYINEPNRWGWVKLQDQYGEWLSSHYSGRNDKGFNRDEVKLCRDCHMPLVDSDDPSAGSDGKVRSHRFIAANTAIPWLDGDKEQFELTRDWLKGRKMLITVFQPRDDNASRNTAFVDNEIYKLSEPAPYVTMGQEVDLKVMLTNAGAGHGFPNGPLDIYESWLEVKVVDGQNNVIFWSGKVDDDDYVEKENTRFFFTLGVDRKGRLVDKHNLWHMIGSAYKKKIMPGETDLSSHKFVVPYWVKGDITVMAKLRYRRFNKWFTDWVFEDEDIRLPVIDMARATVSIPVRMRPDQEEMKQQMSYSGN, via the coding sequence TTGATCATAGCATCCCTCATTGCATTTGATTTTGCCGGAGGACTTTATCTGTATTTTAGTCATAGCTTTTCTATCTTTTATCAATATTCACTCCTTTTTCATATATTCATTGGTCTTGCTCTGATAATACCTCTTGCCATTTACCTTTTTATTCATTCATATGATGTTCAGGATAAAAAGAATTTGAGGGGAAAAACAGTCGGGATGTTAAGCTTTATTGTTATTGCCATAGCATGTGCTACTGGAACTTATCAGACATTTGTCGGGTTTGAAAAAGGTAATTACTGGGTGTCTTACGTTCATTCATGGGTGGGCTTTGCCAGTATATTCATTATTGTTGCACATATTGTAACCGCCCGGTTTGGAGATAGATGGGCAAATGGAAAAAGAGAAAGCGCTGCAAATGTAAATTATCCTAACACTTTTGATACCGGAAAGGTATTGATAGTAACCACTGCCTCTTGCCTTGCTCTTTTTCTGGTAGTTGCATTACTGTCAGTTACATACAGAGGAATTGAGTATAAAAACGGCAGAACAGAAGCGTATACAATGAAATATGGCGATAATCCATTTTATCCCGGTGAAGCGATGACGGCTTCCGGTGAGTTTATCGATGCCAGACTGCTGGGTAATTCACGATCGTGTTCAAGTGTTGGATGCCATGAAGATATCTACAAACAGTGGTACTCTTCCGCGCACCGTTACTCATCAACAGATGTCTTTTACCGAAAAGCTGAAGAGTATTTTGTTGAGACTGAGGGGAAAGAGGCAACACGATATTGTGGCAGTTGCCATGACCCGGTAGCCCTGCTCTCCGGTGGTATTAACCCGGGTGAGGGATTTGATACCAAGTACAGTGAAGAGGGCTCATCGTGTATTGTCTGCCACGCTATCTCTAAAATCAGGCATTTAAAGGGGAGTGGCAGCTATCTCTTAACACCTCCTGAAAGGTATATCTTTGAGAACAGGGAGGGGTGGTTTTATGAAACGGTTAATAACCTCTTGATAAAGACCGCACCGGATATGCACAGGAAGGAGTATTCAAAGGAATTTTACGACTCTCCTGAATATTGTGCAACGTGTCACAAACAGTATATAAATGAACCAAACAGATGGGGGTGGGTAAAACTTCAGGACCAATATGGAGAATGGCTCTCCAGTCACTATTCCGGTAGAAACGACAAGGGGTTTAACAGAGATGAAGTAAAACTGTGCAGGGACTGTCACATGCCTCTTGTAGACTCAGACGACCCATCGGCAGGTTCTGATGGAAAGGTGAGGTCCCACAGGTTTATTGCCGCTAATACGGCCATACCGTGGCTGGATGGTGATAAGGAACAATTTGAACTTACAAGAGACTGGCTGAAAGGGCGTAAGATGCTGATTACGGTGTTTCAACCCAGAGATGACAATGCGTCCAGAAATACGGCATTTGTTGATAATGAGATATACAAGCTATCAGAGCCTGCTCCCTATGTAACCATGGGTCAGGAAGTGGACCTGAAGGTGATGCTTACCAATGCGGGCGCCGGACATGGCTTTCCCAACGGCCCTCTTGACATTTATGAGTCCTGGCTTGAAGTAAAGGTGGTAGACGGACAGAATAACGTTATTTTCTGGTCAGGGAAGGTTGATGATGATGATTATGTGGAAAAGGAGAATACAAGGTTCTTTTTTACCCTTGGTGTTGACCGTAAAGGAAGGTTGGTAGATAAACATAATCTCTGGCATATGATTGGGAGCGCCTATAAAAAGAAGATTATGCCGGGCGAGACCGATCTTTCATCACATAAGTTTGTTGTACCTTATTGGGTAAAGGGAGATATTACGGTTATGGCAAAGCTGAGATACAGGCGTTTCAATAAGTGGTTTACGGACTGGGTATTTGAGGATGAGGACATAAGGCTACCAGTGATCGATATGGCAAGAGCAACCGTCAGTATACCTGTGAGGATGAGGCCTGATCAGGAAGAAATGAAACAGCAGATGTCATATTCAGGTAACTAA